From the genome of Streptacidiphilus rugosus AM-16, one region includes:
- a CDS encoding nuclear transport factor 2 family protein: protein MKSFREAVEAKDMAAVEALLADDVVFTSPVAFRPYPGKAITAAILRGVVRVFEDFRYVRELEDGPHHALEFTATVDGLEINGCDFLTWNEDGKIVDFKVMVRPLRAAEALAARMGAQFAAIAAEAQGAGG from the coding sequence ATGAAGTCCTTCCGCGAGGCGGTCGAGGCCAAGGACATGGCCGCGGTCGAGGCGCTGCTCGCCGACGACGTGGTGTTCACCAGCCCGGTCGCGTTCCGCCCCTACCCGGGCAAGGCCATCACGGCCGCGATCCTGCGCGGCGTGGTGCGGGTCTTCGAGGACTTCCGCTACGTCCGCGAGCTGGAGGACGGCCCGCACCACGCGCTCGAGTTCACCGCCACGGTGGACGGCCTGGAGATCAACGGCTGCGACTTCCTCACCTGGAACGAGGACGGGAAGATCGTCGACTTCAAGGTGATGGTGCGTCCGCTGCGCGCCGCCGAGGCGCTGGCCGCGCGGATGGGCGCCCAGTTCGCCGCGATCGCGGCGGAGGCCCAGGGCGCGGGCGGCTGA
- a CDS encoding PadR family transcriptional regulator — MALRNAVMAALLEGEASGYDLAKEFDASVANFWMATPQQLYRELERMEAEGLIRARLVEQERRPNKRLFSLTGAGRDALREFTAEPPRPTAIRDELLVKVQAVDAGDDEAVRAAIRERAESARAKLARYERLRIRLLAGRTEPEHLAQAERIGPYLTLQRGIAFEQENLRWAEQALAALDLRATVRR; from the coding sequence ATGGCGTTGCGCAATGCGGTGATGGCCGCGCTCCTGGAGGGCGAGGCGTCCGGGTACGACCTGGCCAAGGAGTTCGACGCGTCGGTCGCGAACTTCTGGATGGCCACGCCCCAGCAGCTCTACCGCGAGCTGGAGCGGATGGAGGCGGAGGGCCTGATCCGGGCCCGTCTGGTCGAGCAGGAGCGCAGGCCCAACAAGCGCCTCTTCTCGCTGACCGGGGCCGGTCGCGACGCGCTGCGCGAGTTCACCGCCGAGCCGCCGCGGCCCACCGCGATCCGCGACGAGCTGCTGGTCAAGGTCCAGGCGGTCGACGCCGGGGACGACGAGGCGGTGCGCGCCGCGATCCGCGAGCGGGCCGAGTCCGCGCGGGCGAAGCTGGCCCGTTACGAGCGCCTGCGGATCCGGTTGCTGGCCGGGCGCACCGAGCCGGAGCACCTCGCGCAGGCCGAGCGGATCGGCCCGTACCTCACGCTGCAGCGCGGGATCGCCTTCGAACAGGAGAACCTGCGCTGGGCGGAGCAGGCCCTGGCCGCGCTCGACCTGCGCGCGACCGTCCGCCGCTGA